The following coding sequences lie in one Arachis hypogaea cultivar Tifrunner chromosome 9, arahy.Tifrunner.gnm2.J5K5, whole genome shotgun sequence genomic window:
- the LOC112712697 gene encoding phosphoenolpyruvate carboxylase 4, with protein MTDTTDDIAEEISFQSFDDDCRLLGNLLNDILQREVGTTVVDKLERIRVLAQSGCNMRQAGIVDMAEMLEKQLASELSKMTLEEALTLARAFSHYLTLMGIAETHHRVRKRGNNIAQTAKSCDDIFNQLVQGGVSPDELYDTVCKQEVEIVLTAHPTQINRRTLQYKHIRIAHLLDYNDRPDLTIEDREMVIEDLVREITSIWQTDELRRQKPTPVDEARAGLNIVEQSLWKAVPHYLHRVSNALKKHTGKPLPLTCTPIKFGSWMGGDRDGNPNVTAKVTKDVSLLSRWMAIDLYIREVDSLRFELSMNQCSESLSRLAHEILEEANLENRHENWNQPVSRSQSLPKQLPARAHLPSFAENGEAQHPRLDIPGPDHSQHNHKEGEVSSTLFKIGETSANSGASAAAISPSSSFNSIQQLGQRKSSAGSQIGRSSFQKLMEPKLPQLPGIAPYRVVLGNVKDKLERSRRRLELLLEDVSCDNDPLDYYETTDQLLEPLLLCYESLQSCGSGVLADGRLADLIRRVATFGMVLMKLDLRQESGRHAETIDAITKYLDLGTYSEWDEEKKLEFLTRELKGKRPLVPHSIEVPHEVKEVLDTFRIAAELGSDSLGAYVISMASNASDVLAVELLQKDARLSVAGDLGRECPGGTLRVVPLFETVKDLRGAGSVIRKLLSIDWYREHVIKNHNGHQEVMVGYSDSGKDAGRFTAAWELYKAQEDVVAACNEYGIKVTLFHGRGGSIGRGGGPTYLAIQSQPPGSVMGTLRSTEQGEMIDAKFGLPQIAVRQLEIYTTAVLLATLRPPHPPREEKWRKVIEEISNISCQCYRSVVYENPEFLSYFHEATPEAELGFLNIGSRPARRKSSKGIGHLRAIPWLFAWTQTRFVLPAWLGVGAGLKGACEKGHTEELKEMYKEWPFFQSTIDLIEMVLGKADIPIAKHYDEVLVSKERQELGRELRSELMTAEKFVLVISGHEKLQQNNRSLRRLIENRLPFLNPLNMLQVEILKRLRREDDNRKIRDALLITINGIAAGMKNTG; from the exons ATGACTGATACTACTGATGATATTGCTGAGGAAATCTCCTTCCAGAGCTTTGATGATGATTGCAGGCTGCTTGGTAATCTCCTCAACGACATTCTCCAGCGTGAAGTTGGAACCACTGTTGTTGACAAGCTTGAGAGGATTCGTGTGCTTGCTCAG AGTGGCTGTAATATGAGGCAGGCAGGGATTGTGGACATGGCTGAGATGCTTGAGAAGCAGTTGGCTTCCGAGCTATCAAAGATGACACTCGAAGAAGCTCTTACCCTAGCTCGCGCCTTCAGCCACTATCTTACTCTCATGGGAATAGCTGAAACTCATCATAG GGTTCGGAAAAGAGGGAATAATATAGCACAAACTGCAAAATCATGTGATGATATCTTTAACCAGCTTGTGCAGGGTGGAGTTTCCCCTGATGAACTTTATGACACAGTCTGCAAGCAG GAGGTTGAAATTGTTCTTACAGCTCATCCTACTCAAATTAATCGCCGTACCTTACAATACAAACACATTAGAATTGCT CATCTTTTGGATTATAATGATCGACCTGATCTTACCATTGAAGATCGAGAAATGGTGATTGAGGACCTG GTGAGAGAGATAACTTCAATATGGCAGACCGATGAGCTTAGGCGTCAGAAACCCACTCCAGTTGATGAAGCTAGAGCTG GTTTGAATATTGTGGAGCAGTCACTCTGGAAAGCTGTTCCTCATTATTTACATCGAGTTAGCAATGCCTTGAAGAAG CATACTGGGAAGCCACTTCCATTGACTTGTACTCCCATCAAGTTTGGATCTTGGATGGGAGGCGATAGAGATGGAAACCCAAATGTGACAGCAAAG GTCACAAAAGATGTATCCCTTCTATCCAGATGGATGGCAATTGATCTCTACATCCGCGAAGTGGATAGCCTCCGGTTTGAGCTATCCATGAACCAGTGCAGTGAGAGTTTGTCAAGACTGGCACATGAAATTCTAGAAG AAGCTAACCTTGAGAATCGCCATGAAAATTGGAATCAACCTGTGAGTAGAAGTCAGTCACTTCCAAAACAACTTCCAGCAAGAGCACATTTACCCTCTTTTGCTG AAAATGGTGAAGCTCAACATCCCAGACTAGACATTCCAGGACCTGATCACTCACAACACAATCACAAG gAAGGTGAGGTTTCTTCAACTCTATTCAAAATCGGCGAAACTTCAGCGAACTCCGGGGCTTCTGCAGCTGCAATATCACCTTCTTCTTCATTCAACTCCATTCAACAACTTGGTCAAAGGAAATCATCTGCAGGGTCCCAGATAGGAAGGTCCAGTTTTCAGAAGCTTATGGAGCCTAAGCTCCCTCAGCTTCCTGGAATTGCTCCTTACAGAGTTGTCCTAGGAAATGTAAAAGATAAG CTTGAGAGAAGTCGTAGACGGTTAGAACTTCTTCTTGAGGATGTTTCATGTGACAATGATCCTTTGGATTACTATGAAACCACTGATCAGCTTTTGGAACCTCTTCTCCTGTGTTATGAATCTCTG CAATCATGTGGATCTGGGGTGCTAGCCGATGGTAGACTCGCTGATCTGATTCGTAGAGTTGCTACCTTTGGAATGGTGTTAATGAAGCTTGACTTGCGTCAG GAATCTGGGAGACATGCTGAAACAATTGATGCAATTACTAAGTACTTGGATTTGGGAACATACAGTGAATGGGACGAAGAAAAGAAACTCGAGTTCTTAACAAGAGAGCTGAAAGGGAAGAGGCCACTAGTTCCTCATAGTATAGAG GTTCCTCATGAAGTCAAAGAAGTCTTGGACACCTTCCGAATTGCTGCTGAGCTAGGGAGTGATTCACTTGGAGCCTATGTGATATCCATGGCCTCAAAT GCAAGTGATGTCCTTGCAGTAGAGCTTTTACAGAAGGACGCACGGCTTTCTGTTGCTGGAGACTTGGGAAGAGAATGTCCTGGTGGAAC GTTGCGGGTGGTCCCTCTATTTGAAACTGTGAAGGACCTGCGAGGAGCTGGTTCAGTTATCCGAAAACTTTTATCAATAGATTGGTACCGTGAACACGTCATTAAGAACCATAATGGGCATCAAGAG GTTATGGTTGGATATTCAGATTCTGGCAAAGATGCCGGCCGCTTTACTGCTGCTTGGGAACTTTACAAAGCTCAGGAGGATGTTGTAGCTGCTTGCAATGAGTATGGTATTAAGGTTACACTGTTCCATGGCCGTGGAGGGAGTATTGGTCGCGGTGGTGGCCCGACGTATCTGGCTATTCAGTCCCAACCACCTGGCTCCGTGATG GGAACACTAAGGTCTACTGAGCAGGGAGAGATGATAGATGCCAAGTTTGGGCTGCCACAAATAGCCGTGAGACAACTGGAAATATACACAACAGCAGTGCTACTTGCAACTCTTCGGCCGCCTCATCCGCCGCGTGAAGAGAAATGGCGTAAAGTGATAGAAGAGATCTCGAATATCAGTTGCCAGTGTTACCGCAGTGTAGTGTATGAAAATCCTGAATTCCTTTCCTACTTCCACGAAGCCACGCCTGAAGCAGAGCTTGGCTTCCTCAACATAGGCAGCCGGCCGGCAAGAAGGAAGAGCTCGAAAGGAATCGGACACCTTCGCGCCATACCGTGGCTATTTGCGTGGACACAGACCAGATTTGTGCTTCCTGCATGGCTAGGTGTTGGTGCTGGATTAAAAGGTGCATGCGAGAAAGGCCACACTGAAGAGCTAAAAGAAATGTACAAAGAGTGGCCATTCTTCCAAAGCACAATAGACCTTATTGAAATGGTTTTGGGGAAAGCAGACATTCCTATTGCCAAGCATTATGATGAAGTTCTTGTGTCCAAGGAGAGGCAAGAACTCGGCCGCGAACTACGGAGTGAGCTCATGACGGCGGAGAAGTTTGTGCTGGTGATTAGTGGCCATGAGAAACTTCAACAGAATAATAGGAGCTTAAGGAGGCTCATTGAGAATAGACTTCCATTTCTCAATCCGTTGAACATGTTGCAAGTGGAGATACTCAAGAGGCTAAGGCGTGAGGACGACAACCGAAAGATCAGAGATGCTTTGCTAATCACCATTAATGGAATTGCTGCTGGGATGAAGAACACGGGTTGA